The nucleotide sequence AATACTAATAGTAAACCGTTAGCACCACTATCTATTACTTTTCCAGTCATAGTTTTCAGTGGTTAGTTGAATGTAAACATTTAATTTTAGCTGATTTTATCTTGTTTGCAAACTTTTTGATTATTTTTTGTCCATCTGTGGGGGCGACAAAGCACTCAAAATACTGACGATATAAACCTTATCGCTCTCATTCCTTGATAATAATACTTGTTTTTATTAGGGAATAAAGAGGTCAATTCCTCTAATTGTTCCTGAAAAATAATACTCTCTCCAGAAAATTATTAAAACCTATTGACAATAGATCATCTTTTATCATTCTTAACCATGGCAATATTGTTCCAATCTTCATGATTTATTCTTCCTTGTTTTCTTCTCTTTCTTCCTTCTTGATTAATTTTTTGATGGATTAGTTTTCATGCTAATCATTCAGTAAACACTATTAATTATTTCCCACCGTTTTAAAATATCTTTTTCTTTTTTAGTTTAGCAATTAAGCCTAAATGTAAATATTTGAAATATTCAGGGGTTGCGTACATCAGAAAAGGAAGTAGAATAAGAGGAACGATAATCCTTAATAACAGGGACAGTCTCTGTAGGATTGGAGGTAAATGTTGTCTAATTTGTTGAGCTATTATCCATTGCTGTGAGTAACTTTCATTTATATTATTATTCCACCCTTTTATCATTCTTCTCGGACAGTGACAAAAGAGGGCTAACCTATTTTTAAATTTACCTTTGCCCTTTTGACATCGTAAAACTTGAAATTGAACTTTTCATTAATGAATTATTACGACATCCTCGAAATTAAACCTCATGCTAGTAATACTGAAATCAAACAGGCTTATCGGCGCTTAGTGAAAAAATATCATCCTGATAGTCAAACGGATACAGCTAATCATGAAGATATTATTAAAATTAATCTCGCCTATGAGGTATTGGGGGATCAAAATCGTCGTATAAACTATGATCAACAGTTAACTAGTCATAGAAATGAAGCTGTTAATTATCGTCAACAAAAAAGTTATACCGCTACGCAATATTATCACGGTGGAGGGCGCTCGTCAGAAGATCAACACCACGAAGCATGGTTTAATGAGGTTTACTCTCCCCTCCTCAATGTGATAGCGAAAATTATTAATCCTTTGGATGATGAAATAGAGGAACTTTCTGCTGACCCTTTTGATGATGATTTAATGTTACAGTTTATGGAGTACATCGGGCGCTGTCGTGAATATTACCAGCAAGGTACAAAAATTCTTAAATCCCAACCAAATCCCCGTCATTGCGCTGGAATTGCCGCTAATCTTTATTACTGTCTAAATCATCTCAGTGATGGCATTGAAGATTTAGAAAGATTCACCCTCAACTATGAAGAATCTTATTTACATACTGGTAGAGAATTGTTTATTCTCGCGCAAGAAATTATTAGTTAGACCTCTCCAAACTGATGCTTATTAAGTATATTTTTATTGCCGTGACAAAAACTTGAGCTTGTTTCAATAAATCTTGTGTTATGGAAGATTATATCTTTGTCATTTACCCACCGTGTAATGAGTTACACGGAACCAACGGCCCGATCGTTCAATAAATTGAACTAAGATGTTGATATTACTAATTTGTAATTGATCGCGCAGCGGCAGCCTTCGGCTGATCAAGCGGACTTGATATTAAAAGATGAAGTTGAG is from Cyanobacterium sp. T60_A2020_053 and encodes:
- a CDS encoding DnaJ domain-containing protein; this encodes MNYYDILEIKPHASNTEIKQAYRRLVKKYHPDSQTDTANHEDIIKINLAYEVLGDQNRRINYDQQLTSHRNEAVNYRQQKSYTATQYYHGGGRSSEDQHHEAWFNEVYSPLLNVIAKIINPLDDEIEELSADPFDDDLMLQFMEYIGRCREYYQQGTKILKSQPNPRHCAGIAANLYYCLNHLSDGIEDLERFTLNYEESYLHTGRELFILAQEIIS